From one Neovison vison isolate M4711 chromosome 1, ASM_NN_V1, whole genome shotgun sequence genomic stretch:
- the HSPA9 gene encoding stress-70 protein, mitochondrial → MISASRAAAARLVGAATSRGPTAARHKDGWNGLSHEAFRIVSRRDYASEAIKGAVVGIDLGTTNSCVAVMEGKQAKVLENAEGARTTPSVVAFTADGERLVGMPAKRQAVTNPNNTFYATKRLIGRRYDDPEVQKDIKNVPFKIVRASNGDAWVEAHGKLYSPSQIGAFVLMKMKETAENYLGHTAKNAVITVPAYFNDSQRQATKDAGQISGLNVLRVINEPTAAALAYGLDKSEDKIIAVYDLGGGTFDISILEIQKGVFEVKSTNGDTFLGGEDFDQALLRHIVKEFKRETGVDLTKDNMALQRVREAAEKAKCELSSSVQTDINLPYLTMDASGPKHLNMKLTRAQFEGIVTDLIRRTIAPCQKAMQDAEVSKSDIGEVILVGGMTRMPKVQQTVQDLFGRAPSKAVNPDEAVAIGAAIQGGVLAGDVTDVLLLDVTPLSLGIETLGGVFTKLINRNTTIPTKKSQVFSTAADGQTQVEIKVCQGEREMAGDNKLLGQFTLIGIPPAPRGVPQIEVTFDIDANGIVHVSAKDKGTGREQQIVIQSSGGLSKDDIENMVKNAEKYAEEDRRKKERVEAVNMAEGIIHDTETKMEEFKDQLPADECNKLKEEISKMRELLARKDSETGENIRQAASSLQQASLKLFEMAYKKMASEREGSGSSGTGEQKEDQKEEKQ, encoded by the exons ATGATAAGTGCCAGCCGAGCCGCGGCTGCTCGTCTTGTCGGCGCCGCAACCTCCCGGGGCCCCACAGCCGCGCGCCACAAG gatggctGGAATGGCCTTAGTCATGAAGCTTTTAGAATTGTTTCAAGGCGGGACTATGC aTCAGAAGCAATCAAGGGAGCAGTTGTTGGTATTGATTTGGGCACTACCAACTCCTGTGTGGCGGTTATGGAAGGTAAACAAGCAAAG GTGTTAGAAAATGCTGAAGGTGCCAGAACCACCCCTTCAGTTGTGGCCTTTACAGCAGATGGTGAGCGACTTGTTGGCATGCCGGCCAAGCGACAGGCTGTCACCAACCCAAACAACACATTCTATGCCACCAAGCGTCTCATTGGCCGGCGATATGATGATCCTGAAGTACAGAAAGATAT TAAAAATGTGCCCTTTAAAATTGTCCGTGCCTCCAATGGAGATGCCTGGGTTGAAGCTCATGGAAAACTCTATTCTCCAAGTCAGATTGGAGCATTTGTGTTGATGAAAATGAAAGAGACTGCAG aaaattaCTTGGGGCATACAGCAAAAAATGCTGTGATCACTGTTCCAGCTTATTTCAATGACTCTCAGAGACAG gcCACTAAGGATGCTGGCCAGATATCTGGACTAAATGTGCTTCGAGTAATTAATGAACCCACAGCTGCTGCTCTGGCCTACGGTCTAGACAAATCAGAAGACAAAAT catTGCTGTATATGATCTAGGTGGTGGAACTTTTGATATTTCTATCCTGGAAATTCAGAAAGGTGTATTTGAGGTGAAGTCCACCAATGGAGATACGTTCTTAGGTGGTGAGGACTTTGACCAGGCCTTGCTACGACACATTGTGAAGGAATTCAAAAGAGAG acGGGGGTTGATTTAACCAAAGACAACATGGCACTTCAGAGGGTTCGGGAAGCTGCTGAGAAAGCTAAGTGTGAACTCTCTTCATCTGTGCAG ACCGACATTAATTTGCCATATCTTACGATGGATGCTTCTGGACCCAAGCATTTGAATATGAAGCTGACTCGTGCTCAGTTCGAAGGGATTGTCACTGATCTAATCAGGAGAACCATTGCCCCATGCCAGAAAGCCATGCAAGATGCAGAGGTCAGCAAGAGTGACATCGGAGAAGTGATTCTTGTTGGTGGCATGACTAGGATGCCCAAG GTTCAGCAGACTGTACAGGATCTCTTTGGCCGAGCCCCAAGCAAAGCTGTAAACCCTGATGAGGCTGTGGCCATTGGAGCTGCCATTCAGGGAGGTGTGTTAGCTGGTGATGTCACAGATGTCCTCCTCCTCGATGTCACTCCCCTGTCTCTGGGTATTGAGACTCTGGGAGGTGTTTTTACCAAACTTATCAACAGAAACACCACTATCCCAACCAAGAAAAGCCAG GTGTTTTCTACAGCTGCTGATGGTCAGACTCAAGTGGAGATTAAAGTGTGTCAGGGTGAGAGAGAGATGGCTGGAGACAACAAACTTCTTGGACAGTTTACTTTG attggaATTCCCCCAGCCCCTCGTGGAGTCCCTCAGATTGAAGTTACATTTGACATTGATGCCAATGGGATTGTACATGTTTCAGCAAAAGATAAGGGTACAGGACGTGAGCAGCAGA TCGTGATCCAGTCTTCCGGTGGGTTAAGCAAAGATGATATtgaaaatatggttaaaaatgcagaaaagtatGCGGAAGAAGACCGGCGAAAGAAG gAACGGGTTGAAGCTGTTAATATGGCTGAAGGAATTATTCatgacacagaaacaaaaatggaagaattCAAGGACCAATTGCCTGCTGATGAA tgcaaTAAGCTAAAAGAAGAGATTTCCAAAATGAGGGAACTTCTGGCTCGGAAAGACAGCGAAACCGGAGAAAACATAAGGCAGGCAGCATCTTCCCTTCAGCAGGCATCACTGAAGCTCTTCGAAATGGCATACAAAAAG aTGGCATCTGAGCGAGAAGGCTCTGGAAGTTCTGGCACTGGGGAACAAAAGGAAGatcaaaaggaggaaaaacagtaG